The DNA window ttgttcaacctCTTTTACCTGAATTCTATGCAGCATGCTAGGATAGAATTACtagtttgccttaatatgaaatttgccatttttgaatatattttcctgttgctgctgtgtatttattttgggactacggatgtgggattccggtagctctctcttgtctgtttattttgggactacggatgtgggattccggtagatcccctgcatagttatatggaactatgggaatgcacttggtagattcccccagtactggctatttacatttgggactacggaacgggattccggtagatcctcgcgcactatgagttggactacgagaCGGGACCCTGgaagatccattggatatgtacatatggtactacaggacggtatcctgggagatccccgattgttattattggtgctgagctgtaaTTTTTTTCtatgtttaccttgtttctgtatagttgttgttgtcctgtatatcctgtgttattttactgttgtacttaatTATAATGTTTTGTTCTATTCTATTgaccttattattttatttaaccttagtagggccctggactttctcgtcactacccaaccaaggttaggcttggcacttactgagtactgctatggtgtactcatgccctttctgcacatgtttttcatgtgtagatccatgTACCGCTAATCAGGCCTACCATCTTTGAGGGAGGCGACCActatagagacttcgaggtacatctgccgcgtccgcagaccgaagagtctctttctattctagctgttagacattgcccttctgtattttcttccttgttagatattctggatttagattgttagatattccaaaggcttgtatTTCCGTGAATTTTCGGGTATTGGAatagtgtacttggttttgagaatgttgtgttatgtatgccgagcgacattataactattgtttccaTTCAGTTCTTTTGGTTTTTTGATTATTCTTATGCAAGTTTCATTTATGTtctgcatttgttaggcttacctagtcatagagactagacgccgtcacgacagttcacggagggcaaactagggtcgtgacaaaaatagaCTGCCACTATACAAAAATGATACAAATAGGATGGTCtttgtattatttatatacaataaactgtcactataaaataaatatactaaatagactgccagtatacaaaacatatacaaaataaacCGTCGCTATAGaacaaatatacaaaatagacaaaaaatatCAATTGAACCCATCGATAAATGGCTACATCCGCTCCTACTCAACAATGGTAGTACATTTTTTTATAAAGGCTCTAGGGGACATTGATTATTAATAAGCATTAAAAGTAAAGAGAGTTATTATAGTGCTGGACTGATCTTATCAAAGCAGTCCCTAGTTTGTCTTTGCggaaactaaataaagaaaattaaGATGGTTTACTCCAGAAGTGCTCGCCACACTCGATATTAGTATGTGAGTTTCAGTTGCTCCCAAACTTTGCTAGTGTGTGCGCCACTTGGTTTCTTTTGCGGTAGACATGCCTAACTTTTGGTTGGTTCAGAGCTTCTAATAGGAACCTGCAATCATGTAGAAGATTCCCATTAGCTTTATGTGAGAATTGCCATGCAATGATTGTAGTAATACCTGGCTATCTATTTCCTCtataaacaaaattattttttgtgaacACAAGTTCTAATACTTTCAGAAGGGCAATTATTTCAGCTTGGATGGGGGATGAGGCCATTGTGTGGTAAGAGAAACTATCAATCCATTGACCTTCGTAGTTTCTAATGATTCCGCCTGCTCCTTCGTTATCAGAGTTTTTTTGGTATGCATCATATATGTTGAGTTTATAGATGTTGTGTGGTCGGGGTTCCATTTTATTAGTGTTTTGTTATCGTAAGATGTTTGAAGTTCTGATTTGTGAGACAGATATATTCCATAGCATACATAATTATTTTCCTAGTATCAATGTGGTGGAATCATTATTGAAGAGGTTATGGTTGCGGTTTAGCCAAATATGCCTAAGGATAATAGGGGTTATTATTGCCATTGTTTGGTAATAGGATGCTTTCATCTGATGTACTATTTTGTTTTATCCAGTCAAGGTGATTTAAAAGTGTTGGTGGCCTGAgcaacactctccataagacccACTAGACGAACAAAATCATCATGAAGCACTAGGGTGGCTATGAACCTCTctagaacctgagctggtccggcaggaacagtctgggctggaacctcatcatcaaactccacctgaggctctgctactggtgctgctgctcgatcTCTGGGTTGAGCCTTGCCCccgcctcggcctctggcatggcCTCGGCTTCGTCCTCTGCCCCTCATAGGATCTGCCACTGGGGGCTCTTGCTGCGGCTCAGCTGAAGATACaatgcgtgttctcgccatctgcgagagaatagaatagaAGAGTTTAATTAGCATTGAAAGAACAAAATCGCATGACTGAGAAAAATACAAGTGAAACTATTCCTAACTCCATAGCCtatggaagataagtacagacgtctttgtaccgatcttccagactctactaagtttgctcatgaattatgagacctaggcaacctagtgctctgataccaacttgtcacgacccggaattcctaccttcgggaccgtgatggcgcctaacatttcactttcttgGCAAGCCAAAGTTAGAGAGCTCACAAATCAACTTCAACAAATTTTTAATAATAGAATTTAATTAAGTCAATCAAAAGCTAAACAAAGTTTGTGGAATATTATAAAACCTAAAGTAACTGAAACTTttaggatctggagtcacaactcataAGCTACTacgatttactacatacaaaatCTGAAAGATATTACAATGTTCTGAAAAAAAACCAGTAAAGAAACAAGTCTAGGAAGAGACTCTAGgatctgcggacgccagcagatctaccttggtctctcATCGATCAAGTCCAGCTGCTAAACTCGGGGTCAACTCaagccagtaccaaaatctgcacagaaagtacagcatcagtacaacccacctcatgtactagtaagtgtcgagcctaacctcgacgaagtagagacgaggctaggacaagacacataCATAAATCTATGCAGTTAAACAATACATGAGCACAATAACAACTAGTAGAAGCTAAACAAATAATAACGGGAGGGGGGAACATGCTAAGGGGTTACAAGATAAAGAATCACAGAAGTTAAGAAATTTAAGTAGCTAGTACACTTTGAACCagtaataacaagtaaacacagcaatggaaaatgcacgacatcacccttcgtgcttttactctcaacctcaccagaTAATCAATaaaaacggcacgacatcacccttcgtgcttttactctcaacctcaccatattaATCAAATTAgaatggcacggcattacccttcgtgcttttactctttaCTTCACCAAATAAATCTAATaagaatggcacggcatcaccctgtgtgcttttactctcaacctcaccaaatgaatcaaataagaataacatggcatcaccattcgtgtATTAATACTCTCCCTCACCAAAACAAGGAACAATATTTATAGGGAGATAGAAGTGACAACAACAAGTCTTACTTTAACATTTTTTTCCCACAATATCGACCTCAACTTTGAGTCAATACCTAATCAATACCAAAATTCGTacatatgataagaacgatcaacatAACAATAAACTAGTCTATACATGGATAATATAATCATGGGAAGCTACAATTTTATGAATAAGACTCACTAGCATGTTATGACTCAacaacaacgcataggtactcgtcacttCACCTATGTGTTGTACTCAACAttcaaacacatagcaaataggcaaattagacctaatctctcaagccaaggttaaccacgacacttacctcgctttgcgaGCCAttcaatgctcaattaccgcttttcctctagtaTCCACATccgaaccactcgtatctagccacaattaactcaataacatTAATAATTGCTAAAGGACTCAACTAGAATACATGAATTAAATTTCCCAAACCTtcccccaaaaagtaaaaaatcaaccccgggcccgcttggccAAAATTCAAGGTTCGGAacaaaatctatttacccattcatcccgaGCCCGAATATGGAATTAGTTTATGAAAttcgaccccaaattgaggtcaaaatcccaatttccaaaaaatccctaattctaccaaaCCCCAAATTCctaccatggaaatcctagattttaggttgtaaattcatgaaatgcaatgggtaattgaaagaaaatggtgtGGAATCACTCACCAACACGTTGGAGAAGAAATTAGCTTGCGAGAATCGTCCCTAGGTCATTTGGCTTTTGAAAATCTGAAAGAATGAGCTAAGTCCCGTAATGAGATTTTAATAGATGGGCGAcagtattcatcgcgttcgcgaagacattgtcgcattcgcaaagggcagcctcctaaggacttacgcgatcgcgggaggcactacgcgttcacgaaggtttaGCCCGCctcaccttcgcgttcgcgagacaattctcgcgttcgcgtagagtttcCTGGGTCCCCTGCCCAACCTAGATagagctacgcgttcgcgttcgaagggtcgcgtttgcgtagagcAACTCCCCTCAATGCTCCGCATTCGTGACCAGGGTctcacgttcgcatagagtaaaatcctCCCCAGCCCAGATTCCCCTTCGCGATTGCGAAAAtggcttcgcgatcacgaagcacaaaataacaAGACACCAGCTGCAGCAAAACACACCAGATTTCTAGGTCTAAAATatctcgtagcctatccgaaattcacccgagccatcggggctccaaaccaaacatgcacacaagtataaaaacATCATATAGACTTGCTTGCATGATCAAATcgcaaaaataacacctagaactacgaatttagcaccaaatcaaatgaaattctcaagaacactttgaagTTCCTATTTTTACAATCGGACAtgcgaatcacgtcaaaccaactccgtttctcatcaaatttcacaaacaagtcttaaatatcacaATAaatctgtaccgggctccggaactaaaatatgaACCCGATACCAATGAgatcaaatatttaacaaattCATAAAACCATTTAATTTTCTGatcttcaattttcataaaaaattcatatctcgagctagggacctcggaatttgattccgggcatacgcccaggtcccatatcgATACAGATCCACGGGACTTTGAAAATatgagtccgggtccgtttactcaaaacgttaactgaagtcaactaaattaacttttaaaggcaaaaattattattttcatcaactttaaacataaaagcttttcggaaattCGCCCAGACCACGCACGCAAATCGCGGAGgaataaaatgaggttttaaagACTTCGGTACGCaaaatcgagttctaaaatataagatgaccttttgggtaatCACACAAATGCGATATAACCTTTTGGTTAACATAAATATAACCAAAGACCGGTAAAAAGGGAGAATAAGCACATTTACTGTGTATTCTTCTAATCTTTTTATTTGGGTAAAATTCACTGTGTATACCTAGTCGTTTACAAACTAGGAATAAATGTAGCTAGAGATAAGTCTTTGGCACTTGAAGCAAAACAATAGAAAGGCTTGTAAACTTAATTTGGAGGCTGATAAGGAGAAACAAGTTAGGTATGCCTAACTCACATAGCTAATACTTGATAATAGCCGCAAAAATTAAAATTCTACGGCTATttgcaaaattataaaaataatttgcCACAAAAATTAAGTTGATAAAGTTAATTCCTCATTTTAGCTACAATTGCTAGTAATCGTGGCAATAACTACCTAAATAGCTATAAATTTATTGCTACAAATAAAATTTGTTAGCTAATCATAATTTTTTGCCACGAATCAATAGTTACTGTAGCAGTAGTTACCTCTTAGCCacaataaattatttaaataaaatattgcagctaaataaatatttttgcttTAAGTTCTAAAAAGTTGTGGCAATAGTTAAATGATATAGTCACAGATTTATTGGTATAATTGAATTATGTAGCTAATTCTTAGTTTTTTGCCACGAGTTAAAAATTACAATAACTATACTAAATTTTTTAACCACAAtaaattatttgaaagaaaatattgtaGCTAAATGAATGTATTTGCTTCAAGTTATTAAAAGTTGTGTCAATATAGGTTAAATTAGCCAAATGTTTCTTGCTTTAATAGATTTTCGTAGCTAATCATTTATTTTTACCACGAGTTGAAacttaatataataataataaccttTTAGCCATAATAAACCATTTAAATCAAAGATTACAAAATAAATAACTTTTCTTCAAGTTCTAAAAAATCATGGTAATAGTCATTACGATAAAATGATATAACCACGAATTTATTGCTACGATAAATTTTGTGACTAATCATTAGTTTTTGCCACAAGGTAAATTTTCCGTCCTAGTAGCAATCTTCTAGGCacattaaaaatttgaaacaaATTTTGGAGTCAAATAAATATTTATCTTcttatttgaagaaaataaaaatagttagATAATAGTTACTACTATTTGTCATGAAAAAATCAATAGATACAAATTTAAAGTGACGATAAATTTACGAGTTTACTATACTTTAGTCGTACAACTATGATTGTCATTACAATAATAGTATTTTAACCACAATTAGTTATATGTACAAAATTTCATAAGTGAATAACTTTTTTTCAATGACAAAAATAAGAGTTGCTCAAACAATATCAAgttataaaaatttaattttaattgtaaaagttatatttttccaaaataacataaactatagtaattatatatagtttgaagtattaataaaatttaaatatgcaaAAGTTAATTTTAATAAACCATTTGTATGCCTACTTGTAGCCTCTAAACTTATTAATTTACTTTATTTATCAaactcatattttattttattgcacCTTGTTAGTTTTGGACgttaattatatatatttggtgtaaaatttaaaatatattaacaTTTGTGGAGAATTTATGTATGCCTGGttcttaactatttttttttatataagtaGTTAGAGTAATTTCTTATATTTcagtatttatttttaaataagtcCTCATAAATTGAAGACTTTAAGAGTTTTTAATAAGTACTTATATTTGCTTTTTATTCGTTTGAAAAGAAAATTATCCGCGCGATATTTTTTTGGTATATGCAGAAAAGTCAATAGTTGCTAAAAAAACCCTTTGTAACTGTTGACAGTGTTGTTTGTAATGCTTCATTACATACTAAGAACTTCACTCACAAAAATTACTAAGAACAAAGTTTACCTTTTTCCCAAAAGTAAATTTCATATTTGGCTCCACATAATGTGTTCAATGAGTCAAGTGAAGTACTTTTCATTGACAAAAAAAAGTTGCTGAAAAATGCATATCTCATATTTTTCTTAGAGAAATCCCATTTCTTGCCTAAACGAAATGCCTATAAAAGAGCATATATTTGCAACAACTCATATATTTCTTAGTTCTCCTGAGATGGCAAAAGAAGTACTAAAAACTCATGACCTCGCTTTTGCAAATAGGCCTTTACTTGTAGCTGCCAAGATTGTATGTTATAATGGGACGGACATTGCCTTTTCACCTTATGGCAATTACTGGAGACAAATGCGTAAAATTTGTCTCTTGGAATTGCTCAGTGCCAAAACTGTCAAGTCATTCAACTCAATTAGACAAGATGAAGTTCATCGTATGATTGAATTTTTTCGATCATCTTCTGATAAGCCAGTTAATGTAACAAAAAGGATTGCTCTTTTTACAAACTCTATGACATGTAGATCAGCATTTGGACAAGAATATAAGAAGCAAGACGAATTTGTAGAACTAGTCAAAAAAGTGTCACACTTAATAGAAGGGTTTGATGTGGCTGATATATTCCCTTCACTGAAATTTCTTCATGTGCTCACTGGAATGAAGGCTAAAGTTATGAATATACACAATGAAATAGATGCCATTCTtgaaaatatcatcaatgagCACAAGAAGACTTCAAAGAGCGATGGTGAATCAGGAGGTGAAGGTATAATTGGTGTACTGCTAAGACTTATGAAAGAGGGAGGCCTTCAATTTCCAATCACTAACGACAACATCAAAGCTATCATTTTTGTAAGTACTATATACTGCATATTTCTATCTTCATTATTAGTACTCCTTCTATTCTATTTTTTGTGGAACTTGTTTTTATTCTATTCCATAAAGAATGACGTCTTTCTATAtaagaaataatttattaaacttcttattttatctttaatgacATGTTTTTATAGCCACGGGAATTTCATGACAT is part of the Nicotiana tabacum cultivar K326 unplaced genomic scaffold, ASM71507v2 Un00562, whole genome shotgun sequence genome and encodes:
- the LOC107832305 gene encoding premnaspirodiene oxygenase-like: MPIKEHIFATTHIFLSSPEMAKEVLKTHDLAFANRPLLVAAKIVCYNGTDIAFSPYGNYWRQMRKICLLELLSAKTVKSFNSIRQDEVHRMIEFFRSSSDKPVNVTKRIALFTNSMTCRSAFGQEYKKQDEFVELVKKVSHLIEGFDVADIFPSLKFLHVLTGMKAKVMNIHNEIDAILENIINEHKKTSKSDGESGGEGIIGVLLRLMKEGGLQFPITNDNIKAIIFDLFGGGTETSSTTINWAMVEMMKNPSVFSKAQAEVRKIVRGKETFGEIDVEEFKYLKMVIKETFRLHPPLPLLLPRECREETDLNGYTIPLKTKVMINAWAMGRDPKYWDDIESFKPERFEYNSMDYIGNNYKYLPFGSGRRICPGMSFGLANVYFPLAQLLYHFDWKLQTGINPSELDLTEAPGAACTTKNNLHLIATPYQHCQE